From Spirosoma agri, one genomic window encodes:
- a CDS encoding bifunctional metallophosphatase/5'-nucleotidase has translation MDALASNRRQFLKILGTAAVIGSVAPDTLASGRAKTTSLTILHTNDVHSRLDPFPMDGSRNAGKGGVARRATLITKIRQEQKNVLLFDAGDVFQGTPYFNLYKGEPEVLAMNRLGYDAGTIGNHDFDGGIDNMVTQFGKASFPLLIANYDFKNTVMDGHSMPYKIFEKDGVRVGVFGVGIQPEGLIPKSAYKETKYLDPIEISNDTAATLRSAKKCDYVICLSHLGFKYNEPTVSDNVLAAKTRNIDLIIGGHTHTFLDAPVAVMNPDGQPVWINQVGFAGINLGRINLAFEQGKAVSSAGKAVEIK, from the coding sequence ATGGACGCATTAGCCTCGAATAGACGCCAGTTTCTGAAAATACTGGGCACAGCCGCCGTGATCGGTTCAGTTGCGCCGGATACGCTGGCTAGCGGTCGGGCCAAAACCACATCACTAACCATTCTGCACACCAATGACGTGCATAGTCGGCTTGATCCGTTTCCGATGGATGGCAGTCGCAATGCGGGTAAGGGGGGTGTGGCTCGCCGGGCAACCTTGATCACGAAAATTCGGCAGGAACAGAAAAATGTACTACTGTTCGATGCGGGCGACGTTTTTCAGGGCACACCCTATTTCAATCTCTACAAGGGCGAACCCGAAGTGCTGGCCATGAACCGGCTCGGTTATGACGCGGGAACGATCGGCAACCACGATTTCGACGGGGGTATCGACAACATGGTTACGCAGTTCGGTAAAGCCAGCTTTCCGCTACTGATCGCCAACTACGATTTCAAAAATACGGTGATGGACGGCCATTCCATGCCATACAAAATCTTCGAGAAAGATGGGGTTCGGGTTGGCGTTTTCGGCGTTGGTATTCAGCCGGAAGGTCTGATCCCGAAGAGTGCCTATAAAGAAACGAAGTACCTCGACCCGATCGAGATCAGCAATGATACAGCTGCAACGCTTCGGTCAGCCAAGAAGTGCGACTACGTGATCTGCCTGTCGCATCTGGGGTTCAAATACAACGAACCGACCGTTTCGGATAACGTACTGGCGGCTAAAACCCGCAACATCGATCTGATTATCGGTGGACATACGCACACGTTTCTGGACGCTCCGGTAGCCGTCATGAATCCGGATGGTCAGCCCGTATGGATCAATCAGGTTGGCTTTGCGGGCATCAACCTTGGCCGAATCAATCTGGCTTTTGAACAAGGCAAGGCCGTTTCGAGCGCGGGAAAGGCTGTCGAAATAAAGTAA
- a CDS encoding ABC transporter permease: MQFSWLFRMAWRDSRRSRQRLLLFMSAIVLGIAALVAINSFGDNLARSIDEQARELLGADLTLSWTRPPSPKTQQLAKTLGRDRAYEVSFASLVSIPKTGGVRLAQVKGLEGNFPYYGTWEVEPVSAIQSFRQAQSRVALVDDGLLVQLGAQPGDSVRVGNHSFLIVGRVTKTPGQAAIAATVAPTVFIPNKFLASTGLLQRGSRIAYKYYYQFAPGTDVSASIKKYTARLDKEGVNVDTVADRKRQTGRSFADLTKYMSLVAFVALLLGCVGVASAVQLYVKEKITSVAILRTLGASGGQALLIYLVQTALMGLIGATVGAFVGSAIQLVLPQVFGRFLPVTVDTTLSAPAILGGIGTGLLISVLFALLPLLAIRNVSPLRTLRTSYEDDMSSRDPWRWLVYLLVIGFIVGFAYLQTKNLMLAVSFTGGLIVAFGILTALGLGLIWLVRRFFPASWSYVWRQSLANLYRPNNQTLILVTAIGLGAFLIATLYLTQGLLLGRVELSGSGNQPNMVLFDIQREQIAGVRSLVRQQQLPVLQDVPVVTMRLTDINGKSSESAAAQKDTTLKTPNWAFTREYRVTYRDTLISSEKQFAGKAPYQANGNVYVSVEKDFLERMHVKLGDTLNFNVQGAQIPAIVGGTREVEWNRVQTNFLVVFPSGVLEQAPQFHVLMTRVPDNRTSAILQRNLVSQFPNVSAIDLGLILKTVDEILGQISFVIQFMALFSILTGLLVLASSVVISKYQRLRESVLLRTLGASRNQILRITALEYGLLGLLAALSGILLSVVGTWALAQFVFKVPYRPNAVPLVVIATAVTALTVLIGLFNSRDVLVRPPLDVLRSEG; this comes from the coding sequence ATGCAGTTTTCCTGGCTTTTTCGCATGGCCTGGCGCGATAGTCGCCGGAGTCGGCAGCGGTTACTGCTGTTCATGTCGGCCATCGTGCTGGGCATTGCAGCGTTGGTTGCCATTAATTCATTCGGTGATAACCTGGCTCGTAGCATCGACGAACAGGCGCGGGAGTTACTCGGTGCCGATCTGACCCTTTCGTGGACGCGGCCACCTTCCCCCAAAACTCAGCAACTGGCGAAAACACTTGGTCGCGACCGTGCGTATGAAGTGTCGTTTGCCTCGCTGGTGTCGATTCCGAAAACGGGTGGTGTCCGATTGGCGCAGGTGAAGGGGCTGGAAGGTAATTTCCCGTACTACGGAACCTGGGAGGTTGAGCCTGTTTCGGCCATCCAATCATTTCGTCAGGCGCAGAGTCGCGTGGCACTGGTCGATGATGGGTTGTTGGTACAGTTAGGGGCGCAGCCCGGCGATTCGGTTCGGGTCGGTAATCATTCCTTTCTGATCGTCGGTCGGGTTACGAAAACACCCGGTCAGGCTGCCATTGCCGCCACGGTTGCACCGACGGTTTTTATCCCCAACAAGTTTCTGGCAAGCACCGGGCTATTGCAGCGCGGAAGCCGGATCGCTTATAAATATTATTACCAGTTCGCGCCCGGCACCGACGTGTCAGCATCGATCAAAAAATACACCGCCCGACTGGACAAAGAAGGCGTAAACGTTGACACCGTTGCCGACCGCAAACGCCAGACTGGTCGTTCCTTCGCCGATCTGACCAAATACATGAGTCTGGTTGCTTTTGTGGCGTTGTTGCTGGGTTGTGTGGGCGTTGCCAGTGCCGTGCAATTATACGTAAAAGAGAAAATTACGTCGGTAGCCATCCTGCGAACATTGGGAGCCAGCGGAGGGCAGGCTTTGCTGATCTATTTGGTTCAGACCGCTCTGATGGGACTGATCGGGGCTACGGTCGGTGCTTTTGTCGGCTCGGCGATCCAGTTGGTCTTGCCACAGGTATTTGGCCGTTTTTTGCCGGTTACGGTCGACACAACGCTATCGGCACCGGCAATTCTGGGCGGTATCGGTACTGGGTTGCTCATCTCGGTCTTATTCGCGTTGCTTCCGCTACTGGCTATCCGGAACGTGTCGCCGTTACGAACGCTGCGAACGTCGTATGAAGATGACATGAGCAGCCGTGATCCGTGGCGGTGGCTCGTCTATCTGCTCGTTATCGGGTTTATCGTTGGTTTTGCGTATCTGCAAACGAAGAATTTAATGCTAGCTGTTAGCTTTACAGGTGGTCTGATCGTAGCGTTTGGCATTCTAACCGCTCTCGGTTTGGGACTGATCTGGCTGGTACGCCGATTCTTTCCGGCATCGTGGAGTTACGTCTGGCGGCAGAGTCTGGCGAATCTGTACCGACCCAATAACCAGACATTGATTCTGGTAACAGCTATCGGACTCGGTGCGTTTCTGATCGCAACGCTTTACCTGACGCAGGGATTGTTGCTGGGCCGGGTCGAACTGTCGGGTAGTGGCAACCAGCCAAATATGGTGCTGTTTGATATTCAGCGGGAGCAGATTGCGGGTGTCCGGTCGCTGGTTCGTCAGCAGCAGTTGCCGGTTTTACAGGATGTGCCGGTCGTGACCATGCGGTTAACAGACATCAACGGGAAGTCGTCTGAATCGGCCGCTGCGCAAAAAGATACGACGCTCAAAACGCCGAACTGGGCCTTTACCCGCGAGTATCGAGTTACCTATCGTGACACGCTGATTTCCTCGGAGAAGCAGTTTGCCGGTAAAGCGCCTTACCAGGCCAACGGAAACGTGTATGTGTCTGTGGAGAAGGATTTCCTTGAGCGAATGCACGTAAAACTTGGCGATACACTCAATTTTAACGTGCAGGGTGCTCAGATTCCGGCCATTGTTGGGGGAACGCGCGAAGTGGAATGGAATCGGGTTCAGACCAATTTCCTGGTCGTGTTTCCATCGGGTGTGCTGGAACAGGCTCCGCAGTTTCACGTTCTCATGACCCGTGTGCCCGATAACCGGACGTCGGCCATCCTGCAACGAAATCTCGTCAGCCAGTTTCCGAACGTTTCGGCGATCGATCTGGGGCTGATCCTGAAAACGGTCGATGAGATTCTGGGCCAGATTTCGTTTGTCATTCAGTTCATGGCACTCTTCAGTATTTTGACGGGTTTACTGGTGCTGGCCAGTTCGGTGGTTATCAGCAAATACCAGCGACTGCGCGAAAGCGTTCTGCTACGTACACTGGGGGCCAGCCGCAATCAGATTCTGCGCATTACTGCCCTCGAATACGGACTGCTTGGTTTACTCGCGGCTCTGTCGGGCATCTTATTGTCGGTGGTTGGCACGTGGGCACTGGCTCAGTTCGTATTCAAGGTGCCGTACCGACCCAATGCCGTGCCGCTGGTCGTGATTGCCACTGCCGTAACCGCATTAACGGTGCTGATTGGACTATTTAATAGTCGTGACGTATTGGTGCGTCCGCCGTTGGATGTGTTGCGGTCGGAAGGGTAG
- a CDS encoding ABC transporter ATP-binding protein — MSILHVENLTKTYKSGGRELTVLHGVNFTLEPGDTFSIVGPSGSGKTTLLGLCAGLDRASSGSVYLNDIRLDTLSEDQRAAVRNQHVGFIFQNFQLLPTLTALENVMVPIELRGDKGAQKTAQALLERVGLGQRGHHYPTQLSGGEQQRVSLARAFANRPKLLFADEPTGNLDADTSATVVDLLFELNREAGTTLVLVTHDLELAARTQRVIRIKGGTVVSDSSILVNE, encoded by the coding sequence ATGAGCATTCTCCACGTTGAAAATCTTACCAAAACATACAAGAGCGGTGGCCGTGAACTAACGGTTCTGCATGGGGTCAATTTTACGCTGGAGCCGGGCGATACCTTTTCGATTGTCGGACCTTCGGGCAGTGGGAAAACTACCTTGCTGGGCTTGTGCGCGGGATTGGACCGGGCTTCGTCGGGGAGTGTGTATCTGAACGATATCCGGCTGGATACGCTCTCGGAAGACCAGCGGGCGGCTGTCCGAAATCAACACGTTGGGTTCATCTTTCAGAATTTTCAGCTACTGCCCACGTTGACCGCACTGGAAAACGTGATGGTGCCGATCGAACTGCGGGGTGACAAAGGAGCCCAGAAAACGGCGCAGGCTCTGCTCGAACGGGTTGGTTTAGGGCAGCGTGGGCATCACTACCCGACGCAACTGTCTGGCGGTGAGCAGCAGCGCGTTTCGCTGGCCCGTGCGTTTGCCAACCGGCCCAAGTTGTTATTTGCCGACGAACCCACCGGTAACCTGGATGCCGACACCAGCGCAACCGTAGTCGATCTGCTGTTTGAGCTCAACCGAGAAGCGGGTACAACGCTCGTGCTCGTTACGCACGATCTGGAACTGGCGGCCCGTACGCAACGGGTCATCCGGATCAAGGGCGGAACGGTAGTCTCCGATTCATCAATTTTAGTGAATGAGTGA
- a CDS encoding 5'-nucleotidase C-terminal domain-containing protein: MMKKHLLLLAFVGLWACNPGGYHLTNRTANRIGVDSVAAQADSSVANFLKPYRQGLDKSMNEVLTRSTGRIEKGQPDGPLNDLLTDALLQQASQKYGKSIDCSHLNYGGIRNNLPEGNITTGSIFEVMPFDNQTVVLTLKGDMLQRMLNHFAIGNKLVVGGLRAKIHDGQVSSVAFTNGRTLQPNETYTIAMSDYVADGGDDAGFLKNPIKRENINYLVRDALIDYFRNQGKTGQPINPLSDGRISLE, encoded by the coding sequence ATGATGAAGAAACACCTCTTGTTACTGGCCTTTGTGGGTCTCTGGGCCTGTAACCCTGGCGGTTATCACCTCACGAATCGGACTGCCAACCGCATTGGCGTCGACTCTGTTGCAGCACAAGCCGATAGCAGTGTTGCCAATTTTCTGAAACCCTATCGTCAGGGGCTCGACAAATCGATGAACGAGGTGCTGACCCGCTCCACTGGGCGCATCGAAAAAGGGCAACCCGACGGACCACTCAACGACCTGCTGACGGATGCGCTACTACAGCAGGCCAGCCAGAAATACGGTAAATCAATCGACTGCTCGCACCTCAACTACGGGGGCATCCGAAACAATCTCCCCGAAGGCAACATCACAACTGGATCGATTTTCGAGGTTATGCCCTTCGATAATCAGACGGTTGTTCTGACGCTTAAAGGCGATATGCTGCAACGGATGCTGAACCATTTTGCGATTGGCAACAAACTGGTGGTGGGTGGTTTGCGGGCCAAAATTCACGATGGTCAGGTGAGCTCAGTAGCCTTCACCAATGGCCGGACGCTCCAGCCCAATGAGACGTATACCATAGCCATGAGTGACTACGTAGCCGACGGGGGCGATGACGCTGGCTTTCTGAAGAACCCCATCAAGCGCGAGAATATAAATTACCTAGTCCGCGATGCCCTGATCGACTACTTCCGGAATCAGGGAAAAACCGGCCAACCCATTAATCCTCTTTCTGATGGACGCATTAGCCTCGAATAG
- the purQ gene encoding phosphoribosylformylglycinamidine synthase subunit PurQ, with translation MKFGVVVFPGSNCDQDAVDTLELMDQEVVKLWHKDHDLQGCDFILLPGGFSYGDYLRTGSVARFSPIMSEVIAHANRGGYLMGICNGFQILAEARLVPGVLLRNSNQQYICKNVYLAPQSPDALLTAGLDRPAYKIPMAHGEGRYFADADTLKELNDNGQVLFRYCDETGAILESANPNGSLENIAGVTNKGKNVFGMMPHPERAADPLLGNTDGRLILDQILKAVLV, from the coding sequence ATGAAATTTGGCGTTGTTGTTTTTCCCGGTTCCAACTGCGATCAGGATGCTGTCGATACGCTGGAACTGATGGACCAGGAGGTCGTTAAACTCTGGCACAAAGACCACGATCTGCAAGGTTGTGATTTTATTCTATTGCCCGGCGGCTTCTCGTATGGCGACTATCTCCGCACAGGCTCCGTGGCCCGGTTTTCGCCGATCATGAGCGAAGTTATTGCCCACGCGAACCGGGGCGGTTACCTGATGGGTATCTGCAACGGATTCCAGATTCTGGCCGAAGCAAGACTCGTTCCGGGTGTTTTACTGCGTAATTCTAATCAGCAGTACATCTGTAAAAATGTATACCTGGCTCCTCAATCGCCCGACGCACTGCTAACGGCGGGTCTTGATCGCCCGGCCTATAAAATTCCAATGGCGCACGGCGAAGGCCGTTACTTCGCTGACGCGGATACGCTGAAGGAATTAAATGACAATGGACAGGTGCTGTTCCGGTATTGCGACGAGACCGGTGCCATTCTTGAGTCGGCCAATCCAAATGGTAGCCTGGAAAATATTGCGGGTGTCACCAACAAAGGAAAGAACGTCTTTGGTATGATGCCCCACCCCGAACGCGCTGCCGATCCGCTCTTGGGCAATACGGACGGTCGTTTGATTCTCGATCAGATTTTGAAAGCCGTTCTGGTTTAA
- a CDS encoding SDR family NAD(P)-dependent oxidoreductase, whose translation MEHSLSGKTALVTGAASGIGKAIALLYAQHGANVLVSDLDAEKGQVVVEQIKGMDVQSHFVLADVGDPTDCERLVNEVVNRYGKLDIACNNAGIGGEQNLTADYSLDGWQKIININLNGVFYCLKYQLAQMVKQGHGTIVNMASILGQAGTLNSPGYVAAKHAVVGLTKAAALEYAAKGIRVNSVGPGYIDTPLLTALPEETREQLIQLHPIGRLGKSEEVAELVVWLSSSKASFVTGSYYPVDGGYLAQ comes from the coding sequence ATGGAACACTCACTTTCAGGAAAAACGGCCCTGGTTACCGGGGCTGCATCGGGTATCGGAAAAGCGATCGCGCTTCTCTACGCTCAACACGGTGCCAACGTTCTCGTCTCCGATCTTGACGCCGAAAAGGGTCAGGTCGTTGTCGAACAGATCAAAGGAATGGACGTGCAGAGCCATTTTGTACTGGCCGATGTCGGTGATCCAACCGATTGCGAACGACTGGTCAATGAAGTGGTCAATCGCTACGGAAAACTGGACATTGCCTGCAACAACGCGGGGATTGGTGGGGAACAGAACCTGACCGCCGATTATAGTCTGGACGGATGGCAGAAGATCATCAACATTAACCTTAACGGTGTCTTTTATTGCCTCAAATACCAGCTGGCTCAAATGGTTAAGCAAGGGCACGGCACCATCGTCAATATGGCCTCTATTCTGGGTCAGGCGGGTACGTTGAACTCGCCGGGCTACGTGGCCGCCAAACACGCTGTGGTTGGGCTGACCAAAGCAGCCGCCCTCGAATATGCCGCCAAAGGCATCCGCGTCAATTCCGTTGGGCCTGGCTACATTGATACGCCCTTATTGACGGCTCTGCCCGAAGAAACCCGCGAACAGCTGATCCAGCTACATCCTATCGGTCGCTTGGGCAAATCCGAGGAAGTGGCCGAACTGGTCGTATGGCTGTCATCCAGCAAAGCGTCCTTCGTCACCGGTTCGTATTACCCTGTCGATGGCGGTTATTTAGCGCAATAG
- a CDS encoding arylesterase, with protein MKFLHVRQTAYSLISGLMLLLTAWGCGSSDKKNESTATTDSSKATNTQLATPAKKPIILFYGNSLTAGYGVEPAQAFPALVGQKIDSAGLNYQVVNAGLSGETTAGGKSRISWVMRQPVAVFVLELGGNDGLRGVPLKDTRQNLQAIVDTVRLKSPQATIVLAGMQIPPNLGTDYTREFRGLFKELADKNKLVLIPFLLEGVGGIAKLNQPDGIHPTPAGHKLVANTVWGVLKPVLK; from the coding sequence ATGAAGTTCTTACATGTCCGCCAAACGGCCTATTCTTTGATAAGCGGCCTCATGCTGCTCCTAACGGCATGGGGATGCGGCTCGTCTGACAAAAAAAACGAGTCAACGGCAACAACAGACTCTTCGAAGGCCACGAATACGCAACTTGCTACCCCAGCTAAAAAGCCGATCATTCTTTTCTACGGCAATAGCCTGACCGCAGGTTACGGTGTTGAGCCGGCTCAGGCATTTCCGGCGCTGGTCGGCCAGAAAATAGACTCGGCCGGACTCAACTACCAGGTCGTGAACGCCGGTCTAAGTGGTGAAACAACGGCGGGTGGAAAAAGCCGGATCAGTTGGGTGATGCGCCAGCCCGTAGCCGTTTTTGTGCTGGAACTGGGCGGCAACGATGGCCTGCGCGGTGTTCCTCTGAAGGATACCCGGCAAAATTTACAGGCTATTGTCGACACGGTTCGACTCAAAAGCCCACAGGCAACGATCGTGCTGGCAGGGATGCAGATACCTCCCAATCTGGGAACGGATTACACGCGCGAGTTCAGGGGGTTGTTCAAAGAGTTAGCGGACAAGAACAAGCTGGTTCTGATTCCATTTCTGCTCGAAGGCGTGGGCGGTATCGCCAAACTTAATCAGCCCGATGGCATCCACCCTACCCCCGCCGGTCACAAACTAGTTGCCAATACGGTTTGGGGAGTGCTAAAACCCGTTCTGAAGTAA
- the tamL gene encoding translocation and assembly module lipoprotein TamL — translation MPTICSGISLVVLLNACNVGKHLPAKERLYAGTDINITADSTVSKDEQKAINEQLAALARPKPNSQLFGFPYKVALYYLFGEPKKPKGFRAWFRRKFGQEPVLASAKAITSNIPNWEATLVNQGYFGSQVTGQLKESGYKARGVYDVEVKPRFYIDSVAFMVDSTPVRKALLAAYRRTILKKDDPYNFDNIKLERERISQALKQRGFYYFLPDYIAILADNDSSIHRTKLYFAIKPDMPEAAGVPYSIRDVFIYPNYNLSTARQDTNIRRAYRTDEAFHIVDSTKHFDPRLFRDIVAVKPGLRYNSRAQDLTLSRFINLGAFKFVRNRFEPDQQGDSAVLDVHYYLTPYPTKSVRLEIDGTSRSNNFNGTQAIVSWRNRNYFKRAELLTINANAGIEFQIGSGAQNITNYRFGADALLSLPRLLSIIRLGYDQRQALPKTNITLSYQVIRRGGLYDLNSFQTTFGYAWRQNQQVEHIFQPFNITYVRPSNISTAFVDSAINNPYIFRQLVAIQNSKQLILSTLYTFNYNSSPRSVSPNTFRLSANIEPAGNLANMLFNKRDDYGDKIIVGVPFAQFIRVDVDARLYRKMSKNVTWANRVFAGMGATYGNSKGMQLPLTKQYFVGGPNSIRAFRARAIGPGLFTRDTLQQIQLFQDGGGDIKLEANTEIRAKFTKYLEGAVFVDAGNIWTYSNNDIFGESAQAKFSPDFIKQIAIGTGVGLRIDLSYFLVRFDLATPLRKPYKTDGSEWVINQINFRDSAWRKQNLVFNIAVGYPF, via the coding sequence ATGCCAACGATCTGTAGTGGCATCAGTCTCGTTGTACTGCTCAACGCCTGTAATGTCGGGAAGCATTTGCCCGCCAAAGAGCGGCTTTACGCGGGGACCGATATCAATATCACGGCTGATTCGACGGTTTCCAAGGATGAACAGAAAGCGATAAACGAGCAGCTAGCAGCGTTGGCCCGTCCTAAGCCGAACAGCCAGTTGTTTGGGTTTCCGTACAAAGTCGCGTTGTATTATCTGTTTGGCGAACCCAAAAAGCCGAAAGGGTTCCGGGCCTGGTTCCGGCGGAAGTTCGGTCAGGAACCGGTACTCGCCAGCGCAAAAGCCATTACATCCAACATACCTAACTGGGAGGCCACACTGGTGAATCAAGGGTATTTCGGGTCGCAGGTAACGGGTCAGCTGAAAGAAAGTGGGTATAAGGCCCGTGGCGTTTATGACGTAGAGGTTAAGCCGCGTTTTTACATTGATTCCGTCGCGTTCATGGTCGATTCAACCCCCGTACGAAAGGCGTTGCTGGCGGCTTACCGACGAACGATTCTGAAAAAAGATGATCCGTATAACTTCGACAATATCAAACTGGAGCGAGAGCGCATCAGTCAGGCGCTTAAGCAACGGGGATTCTACTATTTTCTGCCCGATTACATCGCTATTTTGGCGGATAACGATTCCTCTATTCACCGTACGAAGCTTTACTTTGCCATTAAACCCGATATGCCCGAAGCAGCGGGCGTTCCCTATTCCATCCGCGATGTCTTTATCTATCCGAACTATAACCTGTCTACCGCCCGGCAGGACACAAATATACGTCGGGCCTATCGCACGGATGAAGCGTTTCATATCGTCGATTCGACCAAGCATTTTGACCCCCGGCTCTTTCGGGACATTGTAGCGGTAAAGCCGGGCTTGCGGTACAACAGCCGGGCGCAGGATTTAACGCTGTCGCGGTTCATCAATCTGGGCGCGTTCAAGTTTGTTCGCAATCGGTTCGAGCCTGATCAGCAGGGCGATTCGGCCGTGCTGGATGTGCATTACTACCTGACGCCGTATCCAACAAAATCGGTGCGTCTTGAAATAGATGGGACATCGCGCTCGAACAATTTTAACGGAACACAGGCCATTGTAAGCTGGCGCAATCGAAACTATTTCAAGCGCGCTGAACTGCTGACGATCAACGCCAACGCGGGGATTGAATTTCAGATCGGTAGTGGAGCGCAGAACATAACGAACTACCGCTTTGGGGCCGACGCCCTCTTGAGCCTTCCCCGTTTGTTAAGCATCATACGGTTGGGCTACGACCAGCGACAGGCATTGCCCAAAACGAATATTACTCTAAGCTATCAAGTGATCAGGCGGGGAGGATTATACGATCTGAACTCATTTCAAACCACGTTTGGCTACGCCTGGCGGCAAAATCAGCAGGTCGAACATATTTTCCAGCCGTTCAATATCACGTATGTTCGCCCGTCGAATATAAGCACAGCGTTCGTTGATTCAGCAATCAACAATCCCTATATTTTTCGTCAGTTAGTAGCCATTCAGAACTCAAAACAGCTTATTCTGAGCACGCTGTATACGTTCAATTACAATTCGTCACCCCGCTCCGTATCACCCAACACGTTCCGGTTGTCGGCCAACATCGAACCCGCTGGAAATCTGGCCAATATGCTGTTCAACAAACGGGACGATTACGGGGATAAGATCATTGTCGGCGTTCCGTTCGCTCAGTTCATCCGGGTCGATGTCGATGCTCGTCTGTATCGGAAAATGTCGAAAAATGTTACCTGGGCTAACCGTGTTTTTGCCGGTATGGGTGCCACCTATGGCAACTCGAAAGGAATGCAATTGCCGCTAACGAAACAGTATTTTGTGGGTGGTCCCAACAGTATCCGCGCCTTTAGAGCACGGGCTATTGGGCCTGGCCTTTTTACGCGCGATACGCTCCAGCAGATTCAGTTATTTCAGGATGGGGGTGGAGATATCAAGCTGGAAGCCAATACCGAAATCCGGGCGAAGTTCACCAAATATCTGGAAGGTGCCGTCTTTGTTGATGCGGGTAATATCTGGACTTATTCCAATAATGACATTTTTGGCGAGTCGGCCCAGGCCAAATTCAGCCCTGATTTCATTAAACAGATCGCTATCGGGACGGGGGTCGGCCTTCGGATCGATTTGTCTTATTTTCTGGTCCGCTTCGATCTGGCCACACCGCTCCGAAAGCCGTATAAAACGGATGGCAGCGAATGGGTTATCAACCAGATCAACTTCCGGGATTCGGCCTGGCGAAAACAGAATCTGGTCTTCAACATAGCCGTTGGCTACCCATTCTAA